In a genomic window of Demequina muriae:
- a CDS encoding ABC transporter substrate-binding protein, protein MSFTRRKKTLALTAGAAIFALTLAGCASGDEPEEGSTTENTAEAGEETSSDPVSLTIATFNTPGLSDSETDADYQYDLIEEYMELNPHVDITYNRAAESGDARENFFTKLGPGGLADVEMVEVDWMPEVMQYSDLLTDLSSDAVEGRWVDYVEAGATDADGRLIGYGTDTGPQGVCYRADLFEEAGLPTDPAEVAELLDGDWDNFFAVGDDYVDATGSAFYDSAAGVWQGMINQLGTAYEDADSGEIVVLDNPEVKALYDQVTAASETQSSHFGQWGEDWFAGLSNGAYATMLCPPWMLGVIEGNAPDTTDWNLANVYPNGGGNWGGSWLTVPASGANIEEATKLAEWLTAPEQQAKAFANAGTYPSQVAAYDDPAVTGAVNAYFNEAPIGEIFAERAEAVVPSPFKGEFYFQVNDAINNALTRVEEGTDDPAASWEKAVADIEAIG, encoded by the coding sequence GTGAGTTTCACGCGACGTAAGAAGACGCTGGCCCTGACCGCAGGTGCCGCCATCTTCGCTTTGACCCTCGCTGGCTGTGCCAGCGGCGACGAGCCCGAAGAGGGCTCGACCACCGAGAACACCGCCGAGGCTGGTGAAGAGACCAGCAGCGATCCCGTATCGCTGACGATCGCGACCTTCAACACGCCGGGCCTCTCGGACTCCGAGACCGACGCTGACTACCAGTACGACCTCATCGAGGAGTACATGGAGCTCAACCCCCACGTGGACATCACGTACAACCGCGCCGCCGAGTCGGGTGACGCTCGTGAGAACTTCTTCACCAAGCTCGGCCCCGGCGGTCTCGCCGACGTCGAGATGGTCGAGGTCGACTGGATGCCCGAGGTCATGCAGTACTCGGACCTCCTGACTGACCTGTCCTCCGACGCCGTCGAAGGCCGTTGGGTCGACTATGTCGAGGCTGGCGCCACCGACGCCGATGGCCGCCTGATCGGCTACGGCACGGACACGGGCCCCCAGGGCGTCTGCTACCGCGCCGACCTGTTCGAAGAGGCCGGTCTTCCGACCGACCCCGCTGAGGTCGCTGAGCTTCTGGACGGCGATTGGGACAACTTCTTCGCCGTGGGCGATGACTACGTCGACGCCACCGGCTCCGCGTTCTACGATTCGGCCGCCGGCGTGTGGCAGGGCATGATCAACCAGCTCGGAACCGCGTACGAAGACGCAGACTCCGGCGAGATCGTCGTCCTGGACAACCCCGAGGTCAAGGCGCTCTACGACCAGGTGACCGCAGCGTCCGAGACGCAGTCGTCGCACTTCGGCCAGTGGGGTGAGGACTGGTTCGCCGGTCTCTCCAACGGTGCATACGCGACCATGCTGTGCCCGCCGTGGATGCTCGGCGTCATCGAGGGCAACGCCCCCGACACCACCGACTGGAACCTCGCCAACGTCTACCCGAACGGTGGCGGCAACTGGGGTGGATCCTGGCTGACCGTTCCCGCCTCCGGCGCGAACATCGAAGAGGCAACCAAGCTGGCCGAGTGGCTCACCGCCCCCGAGCAGCAGGCCAAGGCATTCGCCAACGCCGGTACCTACCCGAGCCAGGTCGCCGCGTACGACGACCCGGCCGTCACCGGCGCCGTGAACGCGTACTTCAACGAGGCACCGATCGGTGAGATCTTCGCCGAGCGTGCGGAGGCCGTCGTGCCGTCGCCGTTCAAGGGAGAGTTCTACTTCCAGGTGAACGACG